CCAGCAGAACAATCTCCGAGGCAAAAAACACCCCGGCAATGGGGGCGTTGAACATCGCTCCCACACCGCCTGCGCAGCCGGCGGCGATATAGACCTTCATGCGTTCGCCGGACACCCTGGAAAACTGCCCGAACTGCGCGCCGATAGCACCGCCGACCTGGGCAATCGGGCCTTCGACTCCGGCGGAGCCACCGGTACCGATGGTAAGGGCGGTGGAAAGAATTTTCAGCGGTATGCTCCGCAACCGGATATACCCGCCCTCAAGATTTACCTTGCGAAGAAACTTTGGGAAACCATACCCATTGACTCCGGTTTTAAAAATCAGCGCCAGCGGGATGAGAAGCACCATACCGGCCATGGGAATGAGCGGCAGCAGCAAGCCATGCCAGCCCCCATCATCAATCCTCAGAAACTCATGGGCACGAACAAAAATCAATTCATGGACACCTTCAACAACATACCGGAAGAGAATATTGGCAAACCCGGCGCCAAGGCCGATACAGGCGGCAATCGCCAGCATACGGGCATTTTCTCCCGGCACCAGTCGTTTTATCCTCTTTCTCATGATTTCACCGGCACATCGGCCCCTAAGCGTTTCGCCCGGGCAAGGAAATAATCATCAGTCATCCCGGCAATATAATCCCGGGCAATAGCTGCAGGAGGATGGGTCTGGCGGTAGCTTTCGCCCATTCCCGCCAGAAATTCAACAATAACGGAAGAGTCCCGCCGGTTCTGGACAAGGTTATTCACAAAATCCTCAAACAGGATCCGGTAGCAATCCCTGATTTGTTCATATCCCTTTTTTATCGCCGGATTCAGATAGATTCTTTCATAATTAAACTTTTTCAATTGCTTAAGACTTTCGGAAATCCCCGGACTGAAAAAAATCGAATCCTCCTCACAGCCGTTGGTGATAAGATCAGTGACCAGACTGTAGACGATTTTACCGTTTGATTTCCCGAGGAGTTTCACACAATCCATCGGGATATCATCTCGGCTGATCAGTTTCAGTTCAATGGCATCTTCAATGTCTCGGCCGATATAGCTCACAGTATCAGCAAAACGCACCACACAGCCTTCCAGGGTCATGGGCAGGAGTTCGGCCCTGGAGTTGCGCAATTTTTCTTCCATCTCACACTCAAAGGCCCGGAAATCCTTTTGGCGCTTCGGTTGAATCCTGTGGTCATGAACTTCGCCATCATGACATAAGATGCCGTCCAGGGTCTGCAGACTCAGATTCCAACCGCACCCTCCTCTTTCAATACGGTCAAGGAATGTGACGCTTTGAATATTATGCTGAAAAGACGGCAGGCCGTGTTCGACACATAAATCCGAAAGAAATTTCTCACCGTCATGCCCGAACGGCGGATGACCGATATCATGCCCCAGAGCAATGGCTTCGATAAGATCTTCATTCAATCCGAGAAATCTGCCGATGGTTCGGGCAATCTTTGAAACCAGCTGTACATGCAGCACCCGATGGGTGATATGATCGTTATCAATCATATAAAACACCTGGGTCTTATCAATATAGCGGGTGTATGCCCGCGAATGCAGCACCCGGTCTGCATCAAGGGAATAATTCTGACGATGACCGGTGATTTTTTCAGGATGCCGCCGAATCGCGTCCCGGCTGAAACAAGCTAATGGCGAGAGGTAGTTCTCTTCACGAGCATCAAGTGTATCACGCAGCTTCATGAGCTTGGTATCGGTGCAGGTATCTTCGATAATCATACAATAAAACGCTGGGAGGACTCAAACAACATGCTTCCTGACTCCGTATTAAAAGAGGGTGGGGGTAATGGTCATGAAATATACACAACGCCATAAATGCAAGCCATCTCGACATGCTGCGCACACTCGCGGCAGGGCCTGATCACAACGCGACAAGGCTGCTCCGCCGGCCGCCTCGTTCGCTCCTTATCTGATCAATGGCCTCGAACTTATGTCGTTATGCAGAAAAACAGCTGAATCATACCTCTCTAAAAAGCATGATAACAAGCTTAATCACCCTTTATTTACAAGAACAAACAATCAATCTGCCAACCACCCTCTCTTCTGTCAAGAAAAAAGCTCGATTTTCAAGAACTTGTGGGTTCTACAGGCATCTGTCGCAGACAAATAATCATCAGCTCCGAGACAATTTTTTTCGTGACTTACTCTTTTATAGTGTTGTAGAGTTTTGAAGCTAATCAACAGATGGAAAAACACGATCATCATGGAAATCACCCATCAAGCCTGATGATAATTTCC
The nucleotide sequence above comes from Pseudomonadota bacterium. Encoded proteins:
- a CDS encoding HD domain-containing protein, which produces MIIEDTCTDTKLMKLRDTLDAREENYLSPLACFSRDAIRRHPEKITGHRQNYSLDADRVLHSRAYTRYIDKTQVFYMIDNDHITHRVLHVQLVSKIARTIGRFLGLNEDLIEAIALGHDIGHPPFGHDGEKFLSDLCVEHGLPSFQHNIQSVTFLDRIERGGCGWNLSLQTLDGILCHDGEVHDHRIQPKRQKDFRAFECEMEEKLRNSRAELLPMTLEGCVVRFADTVSYIGRDIEDAIELKLISRDDIPMDCVKLLGKSNGKIVYSLVTDLITNGCEEDSIFFSPGISESLKQLKKFNYERIYLNPAIKKGYEQIRDCYRILFEDFVNNLVQNRRDSSVIVEFLAGMGESYRQTHPPAAIARDYIAGMTDDYFLARAKRLGADVPVKS